The DNA region TGCTCCAATACAATTTATCTAGACTTTTAAAATGTTAGAACAATATTTAAGAATGAAATTAAACTAATCAAAATGAAACCTTAGAGATAGGATATTCGAGCCCAATACAATTTCAATGAGACTTTATTCCAAGGACAAAACTCGAGTAGATATAATTAATCGTTATTCCTTAAGTTCTCCCATTAAATTCAACCAACGCAAATGATCTTGCATTGACTGATACCACAAactctatgattttttttaatgaaaatttaaattcaaccatATAATTCATTGATTAATACAACTACACGGATGAAGTTAATTGAGAAAATAGGTGATCAAAGtatcaatatttaaaaattagacttattacaatatattttttataatagtgtGAATTCAAATGGAAGTCAATAAAAAGTTGCATTGTAATTCAAATCATCAAGGTTTTTTATGAACTTCATTTTGGCAAACAAGTAACAAatacaccaaacaaaaaatgaaaaagtaaaagtgGGAGAGAGCTCATCACCTGAGGAATAACGGCTAGCGGAAATGGATGAAATGAGAGAGAAGCAAGTGACAATGGCATCAAGACCAGCATACACAATGCTCTTCACAAACTCTCCCTTCCAAGGCTCTCTTGGTCTTCCACTTGCACCACCTCTCTCACTATCTCCTCTTCCATCCTCTGCCCTTAGCAGCCTGCTGGTGCTGGTGGCTCCGCCAGTGTTCTTAGCCATTCCtttttactctctcttttttctttttcttttttactttgtaCTTTTGTCTTAAAATTCTCTTACTAGCTAGGATTCAATTATACTGAATATatgatccaaaaaaaaacaaaaataattacagTTCTATAAAGACGTAGATAATGAAAAGCTGAAAAAGAGAGCGAGTCTTTGTTGTCACCATGCATGCGAGGGAGAGGACACGTGGGGGTGGAGCTGTCACTTTGTTTCTTTGTGCCAAGTCGTAAGTCAAAACTGTTAACCATATATGtatatagaaaatattataattattatatatttgaatatttgagATAATGATTGCAATATGCCAATATCTCATTCTCACTCACTGCAACCATGTGCATGAGCATGAGCAAAAGGCAcccattgaaaaagaaattcatGAGTTGGTTTAATTTAGATTTCTCTCATCTCTTTCATTCTTggatttattttagttttttttattattctaattaaaaagGAGATATTTTGgaaccaacaacaaaaaaaatgtaaagctTATCATTAATTGAAGAAGGCTATCCTATTCCCATGGCGTAATGTTGTGAATTTGTGATCTAGTTTTAATTGAGTTACCGAAAAGATAAGGGAaactaataaaaacaaaagaagtcccattcaaaagaaataagaaTTAAAGAATTTCGTTAATGACCGTTCAAGAGTAATTAgagtatatattataatatcaatattttttttttcctaccacttttccaaaaataagtCATATCAATTACGTACTTGCCTAATTTTGCTTATTGATAGTATTAAGCAAGCACTTTACAATGCTTCACGAAGAACAGCcaaatgatgaacaaaaaaaaaaaaaaccaaaattgagaGGAAAATTAATATGGAGTAATCAACAACCATATAATATGTAGATGAAGAGATTTTTAAAACCCCAACTTTAATTTCATTGTCAACTTATGCacatatttttggaatttaagtagagttgtatttttaagCAAGTTATTTCTAATACAAGATAAACTTACCAAATTTAACTCAAACAAACACGATTTTCATTTAtctcaataaaattttaggGATAAGTACAATTGAAGAAATTTTAAGATGTGAGACCCCTATATTTAAACCCCACCAATTGGTTGGACACTACCAGGCATGTGTTAATCCTTACAAGGGATTGAAAACCATGAGGTACTAGCCAACATGTTGAGCTCAAATTTGTAAAGGCCAAGTAATAATGAAAGCATAATTTCTAAATCCTAGAATATGCAATTAATAGAAGGGGCATAAAGAATAAAAGTATGGTTACAATATAGTTGTTTAATTTCAGACTAGTGGcctcttttcttcatcttgtCCTAAATTTTCTAGTTGAGTTATCTCTCTTTCACTGCTGGCAGGCTTTGCATTTTTGGCACTGGCAGAGGAGTTGGAGGACCTCTTGGTGTGTTTATTTTCAGGCAAGAGCTTCAATGTGATTCCCATAGCAATTAGGAGAAGCCCAGTCCCATGTTGTTCAGTCAATGGCTTTGTAAATATTAAGTATGACAATAATAATGTCACCGCCTTCCTTGCTGTTGTTATctgtgaataaattttttttaattaaaatgaagttaggaaggaaaaaaataaaaaagaatatatttaaaatattttgtacatTAACCGTGTTAGGCCCTTCATTaagaagaaataatatatatactttggtataaaaaaaaataaataaataacacactGCAATAAATATTTGTACTCAAAAGGTTTGACATAAATGGCACTACATGTTGAAAAGTGTCGGTTGCAATAGAAAGTCAAAAACTCTACCACCGATGACACTTGATTTTACAAGAAGTTTATGGAAGATTTTGAATGCACAATTAATCGAtagaatgaaatttattataggAGCTTATGTTGGCATAAATTGACATAAATGAAACCTGGAAAAAGCTTGTGAGAAGAAATGTACCATGGCAGTGGTGGCAGCACCAAAGAGGGCTATGAGGGAAAGGACAGAAACTTGGCCGATAAACGTGGCCATGGCTTCAAACACTAACACGCCATAAACGTATGGatgctacaaaaaaaaaaagagtaagatCTTTTAGAAAGTGTAAAATGCATTATGCACCATTGAGtttgatgggaaaaaaaatgaagcatttTCAATTGTTACCTCCCAACATGAAACCCATGCTTTGAATAATTCACCCGTTACAAGCATTGGTGGAATCAAGAGAGGCAAGCCAACTACGGTTGAGCAAAACAACATCTCAGTCTGCACATTAGGAGattaaaagtaacaaattaagtGAGAAGGACACAATTTTTCCATGAATACCTTTTTAGTGCACGTTTAAACGCCCACATAGAGATCAGTAGGGCACGAAAATCACCTGCGTGGTTTCGGGATTCATGGTAAAGATAGCTTCTTGCAAATTACCCAAAAAGGAATCCATGATTAGAGCTCCAGATACCATGATAACACCAATTACACTGAAGTTGGGAGAAGTTTGTGCATCTGCTAAGGTGAAGAGGatcaaacccacaaccaaaaGTACTGCCGATATGTATTCATGAGGCGGGTATTTCCGCCTCAGACCCGGTATGAATGCACCCATTATCATCACCGGGAGTACCTGAAATACCAACATTGTAAAATTTAAGGACCTGGTTACTAATTGGTTCAAAGTGTCAATCTAAGCTGCTAATGTGaattatattgaaaatttaGCAAACAATGGATCTCATTTatcaaaaagtaacaaaattatCTTGAAAGCCTCAATTGAATTCagaaaattcacatttttaccAGTCCATAAAAGACTTCAATTTAAGAAGTGATATGGAAATACAAGGTACTTAACAACTTAAACATTTatcaaatttcaacaaataattTTCCCATTTTATTAACTGCATTTACTTACTTTCCATTATTACAGAACTACAAGTCAAATACAAGGTACTCAACAACTTAAAACATTTATCAAATTGTaacaaataattttccaaatttattaaCTGCATTTACTTAATTTCCATTATTATAGAACAAGAGGTCCTAATCCAGCAAAACTTGTACAACTAATACTTGTACATGGAATTTGCTAGTTACCTTTGTGGATTTGAACATGAGTTGCGCTGGGTAGTTTAGGTAAGCCAGAGACCCTTTGGTGAGTCCATGTGAACCCATAAGGACAGCAGAGAGTTTCACATAAGTCTTCCATGGGTTTACCATTTGCTTTGGGGTGAAGCCTTGGATATAAAGCAGAAACAGATAGACAAATCCTTGAACAAATGTGAAATACCAACCATAGctgaaaaaaataagtaaaataaatgattaacaaaaatttatcatgAACAAATACATTCTATTATTCCTATATTGGTCCTATAAAATAAATCCTATATTGGTAAACAATATCACATATACCAAATAAAACAGTACCAAATTCGTAAACTTACCTGAATTTGAGCCGATTGTACACATACTCCTGAAAATTAGGCAATAATCAAAAGCCATTTAGAAAAATCTTTCCATTATAAGCTCATGAAATTCTCTATACCATAATTAATTCATTCCAGAAATTACAATTAGTTGTACAAATTCCAAAAATTCTAGGATTGAATTATAAATGGGTAATTTAGCCCATAATCAACGAAAGggtcaaattttcttttcctccgGAACCAAACAAGGGTACCAGAATAGTAAACACGTCATTATTTCGCcattaaagaaaagaatttcTCAAAAACCATCCATTTTGCTCTCAGAAAAACAGAGCACAAATTGAGAGAGAGTAATAATAATAGAAcaatatcaattaaaagaagTAGAAAGAATCAACAAGACTTCACTTTATTTCCAAGTTCAATTCacaattttctcagcaaccaaacaggaGAAAACCAATCAAATTCAAtccccccaacaaaaaaaaaaaactgcacaATTTTCCATGAAAACTGAGAAATGTAAAAACTTTATTCCTTTTTTCCcacccttttcctttttctcattCACCAAAAGTTCAaaaaccattcttttttttttttttctcagagAAACCAAAGATAGCTCCAAATACCAGAGAGAGTGAATACCTCGCAGATACCATTGACAAGATAGCCAAAGAAGAACCCAGATGAGCAAATGAGGAACTGCTGCCATTTGGGTCTGGTTGAGAGCGAAATCCCAAACAAAGACCGTTCTTGTTCTTCGTTCTTCATTGCTTTtattccctttctttttcaaacaATCACACACTCCACAGTCCACAGACACACTTTCCCTCCTATTGGCTTTTGGGCATCAATCAAAGCTGTCAAATCAATGAAAGAATCGATAGCAAAGTTTGTTCAAAGAGTGTTAATATACCAACTTCGTTTATGGTGGCATTTGCATGTTAACTGTGACGCTctgagacagagagagaaaaagagaaacagttcaaatagaaaaattataatatctGTTTGATTAGACTAACCATGTATAAAGCATGAGTTATATAGAAgattttatgacaaaaaataGTCAGTCTTTTTTagagggaaagaaaataagaggaaGAGTCACAGTCTCTGCTCTGCTTTAGGCTCTAGCTTCGGctgtagagagagagatttatgcTTAAATGAGGAAAGCCTTTTTCAATGTACGTTTCCTATGGAAAATTTATGGTTTGGACTTTGGAACCATGGAAGGATTTTTCGAATGTGTGTCGtacattaagctcttttctgtATCTCTTTGGATTGGATGACTGTGGCCCATTTGATATGGAAGTGGGGTCCACACAAGTCACCATCTCTTGATTTCAACCTGTGATTTGGAGGTTACCTCATACGTGATGACTTTTATTTATGGTCATAATTACTTACGTTGACATGATCATGTTTGGTCATATGGAGATTGACACACCCGATTGGGGCTCTTTGAGATTGTGTCATGTATGGTATCTTAAAGATAAATCGTATAAgatcctcaaaaattaaaaggtaaatCCAATAGGAGTGGGATATGTAACTCAACCCATTTTGGTAAGTAGAAACCTCTTAAAagttaaatctttttttttttcttttttttaaagtcatcaTGTTTGTTAAAGTTATGGGCTatggaaaaaaatattctttacaacctttttttttttttttatagaggtTGATTATGAATTCTTAACAAATTAGTCAAAATcgattacatgtatttttttttccttttcatttcatGATATTCgaaattaaattatttgttaCTTTCTTAATTGACgtgtctttttttaattatttttactattgttgtttttttttctttaccttttttgtttctcaaaataataataataataataattacttgAATCAATTCACTCTTTCTTATCGATACCTTAATCTCTCTACTATAAATATGATCAaactatcttcttcttcttttttaagaatcaatACCGTGCATTTTATTAATCAAGGCTTTGGAAGTCAGCCTGAAGTACATCTACAAGTTCTAGTGGTACATCTTCCATCCAGACTTGTAAAAAAGGGGAAAGGATTGCTCGTCTCGCAAGTGAATGAGCTACAGTATTGCATTGCCTACGTACATGTGTATAACTTACATCTGAAAAACTAGAGGCTAAATACCGTATATCCTGAGCAATGTGTCCAAAGTGAGCTAGGGTGTGTGAACCAGTTTTGAGTGCAGTGATGAGGGTCTGAGAGTCTCCTTCCAACACTACTCGGGTGAAACTAATTTCCTGCACTAGGATTAATGCTCTTCGTGCTACCAATGCTTCCACTTCAATGACTGTCAAGGGAAGGGGAATTTGTTGAGAAAGGGACGCCATAACCTGCCCACATCCATTCCGAATAACAACTCCTATTCCCGCACAGTTATCTGCCTGAAATAGAGCCCCATCAAAGTTTATTTTGTAATGCTCATTATCCGGTGGTGTCCATTGTGCTAGTGTTCTTTGCATAGCAGAGGTCATTGTGGTGTTGTGCATAGCAAATTCCCTCAGTCTGTCTTTGGCCTGTGAGAATAACTGTCCAAGTGTACCACAAGCTTTCCCAATCCGAAGGTCATTACTCCTCTTCCACAATGCCCATACTATAGGGAAAAAAGTCGGATCCCTATTCTCTGTGAAAATATTGCCTATAAGATCAAGAAAGGAAGTCGTTTGCTTTAAACTACTATGGTTCCATAACGGATTTAGGGACCATAGTTCTTCAAGCTTCGGGCAGCTATAAAGAGCATGGAGCACATCTTCTTGCTGCCCCTAACAAATTTCACAGCAGTCATCGGCAATAATTTTTCTCCTCACCAAGCTCATCTTCGTAGGTAGTGAATTTTTGGATGCTCTCCATACCAGGTGCTTGACCTTACTCAAGACTGACAAGCTCCAAATTGACTGCCAAAGCACCTTTATAAGTTATTTTCATCATTTCTAATCCTATCTTTTTGTGTATATCTACTTATCCATATTAACATTCTCATTAAACTATActtattttatgaatatgttgtTTCTTATCGGCCCAACATTTGGTGTGATAGATCATAGCTTGTTGTATGACAATTTGCTCCttactataaaagaaaaaaagaaagaaaaaaaaaaaaaaaaaaaaaaaatcaagcttgaattGTTTAACTTTTATACtgcttcaaaaaaattatattccttATATTGGATTTTtgttccaaaaataaattcatatatatatatatacacacacacactaatcaTTAATTTTTAGTAATGAGTTTGGTTCAATTTGTTTACAACCCTAATTGGGTTTGTGatgaatatattttaaaattcataacTTCAATGGTCATTTTctcattagtttttttaaaaatatcacaagtaaaaaaaaaatttctaaataactACTCATATTCATTTATTTGGTGATAACATAGTACTTAAAACCTTGAATTTGTATTTCATAGTTGGTATGGTGTATCATTCAATtatgtataaataaaataattttatgattaaTATAATTGTTATTGGCTAAAGATTACTATATccataaatgttaaaaaaaaatattttaaataataataatgatggtaTCTCCCCTAtatattaaattctaataaatgaaaaaaaatcatttggttGAATAAAATGATGATACATAAAACaagcttacttttttttagttaaaaaatacgtgtttcattaaaaaaaaaaaaaattgatacatatataaaaaattaaattaatatatcaGAAAAAATTGAGATTGTAATTTCTTGAACTAAATTTGGTGCCTTGATGTGAATTGGTTAAAcctatacttttttatttttttggttaaaccTATACTTTTTTTATGAAGTTAAACCTATACTTGTActtgttaaattttaaatgaaaatattataatcaATAATTATAAATGTTACTTTtattatcttataaaaaaatgttactgtaggacacaattcgagcccAAACCCACAATCAGAAGGGAATGGGCCTGAAAGcctttttacaatgaaatttgtagagagtgggtttgaaatctaggttctagtgatgtttaaataacaaagaatgatgggctttgggcccaatggcacttCAAGGAGTGGTTTAAAggaatatgaatgaaaaacttctcctcggacacaatccaaGGATAGTTGATATTACTGATGCTCAAGATAGATTATAATTGTGGACAGTCAAATTTACaatgtacttttctttcttttctttccaaaaGGGCCTCCTCTTTACCGAAGGtcccttctctcttttatactcCCTTCCTCTTCCCCTTCTCATCCTCCACCTCGTGGTTAAACTACTGgtctagatacttgtcccatccaccttcCTTGAAATCCCAGGAGATAGGGACCAAGTTTCAAACCTGATATTCAagtctcacttccccattaatgtggccagaatATCAtatgcagagcattcaatgctaGGGCAGTGataaacaactttatctcaGATATTCCACTGCCCTTCTTCTTGTCTTCCACGTGTGCCGTATCTAGAACATAGCCTACGGAACTTCTAGAACATAGCTTGTGGATTTTAACTAACCTTTCTCCCACCTCGGCTTCATATAGCCGATGACacaatcttcctcggacatacCTTTTCAGACATTATTTCTCATTTGTTTAGTATTTTCTTATGGGTTAACATTCATACACCCTCAGACCATCCTGTGTCCTCGGACAGGGCTTTTAGCCTGAAGAATACTCTTTGGGCCAACCCAGGTATATTCTTGGGACCAATGGCCCTACAGTTACTTTTATTGAAAAGATTAACCTTACACTATTACCAACATAACAAACAATGatcttttagaatttttttactttttaaagctATTGTGTGACTTAAGAAGGTAGAGCAAAATTACCTTTTCCTTTTCATATCAAAGACCAACAAAGCAAGGATTCTCGTGGTGGCTGAGACAACTGAGAGGGCATTTAATTAAAATCGCATGATTTGTAATTTAAGTGAAGTTTGACTGTTTGAGGGGTTGattgttaagattttttttccttttaaattttgcTTGCTTATCCAAAAAATGACTAACTGTTAGAGTCTGTGTACTATGTTTGTAGTCTGTGTACTGTATTTGTAAATATTACAAGTCGTTTATGTACATAAGCTTGTAAGATTGGATAAACTATAGGTAGTTTAGCTAAATAGTTAGTTGTTGAGTCAGTTAATACAACTATCAAGTCTATTAGTCTGTTAGGGTAGTTACATTTCTTTCCTGCCCTAGTTTGTGTATATAAAGGGGCTGAGTTATATTATTGTATATCTCTTTTTCATTCAATACAGAATTCATTCAATCATTCTCTCTTTGAACTACAATTTTATTCCGCCATTGATGAAGCTATGTGTTATGtattctaacatggtatcaaagcagagTTAAGCCAAAGAACCTTCaatttggtatttctctaaaaTCCTTAGCTCAATtactctattttctttcttgcttaATGCTGCTTGCGTGAATCAAGTAGAAATTCTTGTTTGTATTTCTCTTGTTTCTACATTGAGTTTTCAATCCTaaatcttgatttctttttacATAGAGTAGCAATTGAATTCTTGATTTAGGGTTTTCAGTTACTAGTTTGAAGATTGTATAATTGTATCATCAATTGCCAAGTTCTTGGATTGATTCTTGTTTCCCTAGTTGATTCTTCGTAATTGGAGTAGTTTGGCTTCTAAGAAGGCAATTCCTGATTGTTTCTCATTGATCACTGGTTGGATTTGTGTATTCCCTCTACTCTTGTTTGAATCTTGGTTTTCAACTGTATCTGTGTTTGCTTGATTGCAATAGAAGATGGCAGAGAGTACTTCTAGTGCCCCTGCTCCAACTCTTCAACCATGGGAGAATGCTTCTAGTCCTTATTATCTGTCTAGCAGTGATAATCCTGGGATGTCACTTGTGGTTCAACACCTTACTGAAGAAGAAAATTACAGTACTTGGAGTAGAATAGTCCTTATTTCCTTGGATGCTAAATCCGAAATTTGTTTCATTGATGGTTTCATACCAAAACCACAGCCTGTTGAACATCCATGCTATATAGCTTGGTGCAAATGCAATATTACAGCTTTGGCATGGTTgttcaatttagtctctaaagATTTATAGCCTAGTATTGTCTATTTCAAGATAGCTCGAGAAGTGAGGCTTGATCTACAATATAGGTATTCTCAAGGCAATGGTCCTCGAATTTTTTAGCAGAGACAGGAGATTTGTTCTCTTACTAAAGATGGATTGAccataaataattagtcaaattattttttaaagtaaacgtaattagtcacatgttaatattcttacctaaatttaaaactacttataatttttgttctaatttttaataaaataaaacatgcGGTGATCTCTATTGTGTATATTTTGCCAATAATTCGACCACAACAACGTATAGCTGTAGAATAATTAATAAAAGTGTAAAACATACATATTATAATAACTTCCGTTTACTTGATGAAACAataatagtattaaaaatatgcgatttttataattaaaggtctaaaagtaaaataaaatatcttatgCATCATATTTGTATGAAAATACCATAATTTGccccaattttaaatttttaatagtcTTCTCAGAACTATTTGTTTCCTGTATGTGGCGGGCAAAAAGTAAATAAGGATATTGTCGGATTTTATCTTGCTACTCTTGTtcacacaattaatttttaagagGTGGGATGCTCAATCAACCTTAAATACCTTTAACAAGAGGGAAATATTTAGGTGATGTGTTAGAATTGGTTCCAAACATGGACAAATGATATTTAATAAGGAACAGTCTTGAAATGCTTATATTAGGGTCCTCGAGTTTAGTCCGAGATAGAAGTTACATGTAATTTCTAAGTCCAAAAAAGTTCATCCCTTGATTAGGGGCTTCTTGGCTTTATATAATCAGCCAAGGTGTATCTGAGCCCTACATTTAGAAGGTCAGGATCGGATTTCCTTGATAATTGTCACATCAAGTTCGTACTAGAAGGTTTCTACATTGAGGTATGAGCTGGGTGGATAGTGTTCaaggtcatttcctcattaatacGGGCAATTAAGTGGTTGCAGTGCATTAAATGCGAAGGTGATGGTTGGGTTGTCCATTCACTTTCCTTTCTTCCTCGCTCGGCAACACATCTTTCTCTTCGCCCTCGACTTGCACCCAACAACCTTTAGCCTTGGTTCTTAGCCTTCCGAGAGCATGCTAGCATCCTTGGGTTCCTCTTCCATTGTAGCCTGTTCGCACTTGCATAAGGTCACTTGTATCTTTCCGAGGACAGTTTGTTGGTGTTTTCTGAGGTTCGTTTTTCCAACGCTGTCCTTAATCCCCTTATTTGTATTTTCAGATCCTCGTCCCCTTACACTGTACTAAAGCatgttattatatatgaaaataca from Castanea sativa cultivar Marrone di Chiusa Pesio chromosome 6, ASM4071231v1 includes:
- the LOC142640202 gene encoding uncharacterized protein LOC142640202, translated to MSEKGQQEDVLHALYSCPKLEELWSLNPLWNHSSLKQTTSFLDLIGNIFTENRDPTFFPIVWALWKRSNDLRIGKACGTLGQLFSQAKDRLREFAMHNTTMTSAMQRTLAQWTPPDNEHYKINFDGALFQADNCAGIGVVIRNGCGQVMASLSQQIPLPLTVIEVEALVARRALILVQEISFTRVVLEGDSQTLITALKTGSHTLAHFGHIAQDIRYLASSFSDVSYTHVRRQCNTVAHSLARRAILSPFLQVWMEDVPLELVDVLQADFQSLD
- the LOC142639044 gene encoding UDP-galactose/UDP-glucose transporter 4-like, whose protein sequence is MKNEEQERSLFGISLSTRPKWQQFLICSSGFFFGYLVNGICEEYVYNRLKFSYGWYFTFVQGFVYLFLLYIQGFTPKQMVNPWKTYVKLSAVLMGSHGLTKGSLAYLNYPAQLMFKSTKVLPVMIMGAFIPGLRRKYPPHEYISAVLLVVGLILFTLADAQTSPNFSVIGVIMVSGALIMDSFLGNLQEAIFTMNPETTQTEMLFCSTVVGLPLLIPPMLVTGELFKAWVSCWEHPYVYGVLVFEAMATFIGQVSVLSLIALFGAATTAMITTARKAVTLLLSYLIFTKPLTEQHGTGLLLIAMGITLKLLPENKHTKRSSNSSASAKNAKPASSEREITQLENLGQDEEKRPLV